In Rhodopirellula islandica, the sequence CGTCGAGTTGGGTATCTGCCTGAGTCGTTGCGAGTTGATCGGCACCACACCGCCCGGACAGCGCTGAAGTATTACGGCCGACTGAGTGGACTCGACGGCACGACAATCCGCAGACGCAGCGACGAATTGCTGGAGTTGGTCGGACTCGCCGGTCGAGATCGGGAACCGGTGCGGCAGTTCAGCAAAGGCATGTTGCAGCGGTTGGGACTGGCACAAGCCCTGATGCATGATCCCGACCTGTTGGTCCTGGATGAACCCACCGATGGTTTGGATCCCGTCGGTCGGTCCGAAGTGCGTCAGGTGATCGAACGTTTGCGAGACGCAGGCAAAACCATCCTGATGAACAGCCACATTCTGCACGAAGTGGAATTGGTGTGCACTCACTTGGCGATCATGGCGAAAGGCCGCGTGCTGGCATCGGGCCCCATCAACAACTTGAGCGGTCCCGGGATCGAAGTTTCCCAGTCGGCGATGACGATTCACATGGAAATTGAACTGGAGCGTTCCAAGTTGGAAACGTTGCAGGAGCAACTGCAGCCAATGATGTCGACCGATTCCGCTTGGCAGTTGGTGCGTTCGAAAGAATCGAATGATCTTTGGCGAGTCCAGTTGGACTGCGATGAACAAGCCGACGTGGACGCGAGCGTGGATGTGGTTCGTAGCCTGGATGGCTCGATCGTCACATTGCAACCACATCGACACACTTTGGAACACACGTTCATGCGATTGGTTCAACAAGCCGGTTCGCCCGGCCGTGACGCCGGCCCGACGCCGTGAGGCCAATGATCCTTTGATTGGCCCGCCGTTGCTGTCACCACCCACTTTGAAAACGATCGCTGGAGAGATGCATTGAATTGGCGACCCTATTTCGCCGTCGTTTGGGACTCGTTTCA encodes:
- a CDS encoding ABC transporter ATP-binding protein encodes the protein MSSFAADPAECVAEPLETPVKDGTIVSVNGLQKTYRGGWLRSSHVHALSGVTLNADAGQVFGLLGPNGAGKTTLIKILLGVIRSSGGTASLFGLPAGSAAARRRVGYLPESLRVDRHHTARTALKYYGRLSGLDGTTIRRRSDELLELVGLAGRDREPVRQFSKGMLQRLGLAQALMHDPDLLVLDEPTDGLDPVGRSEVRQVIERLRDAGKTILMNSHILHEVELVCTHLAIMAKGRVLASGPINNLSGPGIEVSQSAMTIHMEIELERSKLETLQEQLQPMMSTDSAWQLVRSKESNDLWRVQLDCDEQADVDASVDVVRSLDGSIVTLQPHRHTLEHTFMRLVQQAGSPGRDAGPTP